The Salmo salar chromosome ssa06, Ssal_v3.1, whole genome shotgun sequence genome window below encodes:
- the wizb gene encoding protein Wiz isoform X3, with protein sequence MELEGDSLSPRDSFTSVSSYGPPPSFSAQDTATHNFLNHTLQVSDELTFSGSPWSSGGNGDFERTGGPLSQVESGRSAQRSIRPSAFPSSLTWDSDSEKETLDEEELQHFSNPHGLAAHSPGSPSSGLRPDSEDDQALEQLQHLPTETNLLSPVERDQDKPNTHREEPKKAQPSSKELVDDRVWNVSEKAELFQSKVTSKEGRKIEEEGEEEDLTGKDKEPERDVYTFPGDSDTESPPPAPWAHCTFIQRRKKKRALLRPFSGQGSWERTSTGAGKKARCASSRAKSLGPVKVSGGAYNFKENLEKATEDLEKVEEEKGGEEEGGGEGELGEEIFTCVECSIYFKKQVYLQDHMQEHSHSRPGAGRRERGVKGARFRCVECGWNLSNRLALADHHRRHQESRQKILEEIGKLSDSRKGETTQGEPSKVTKPASPVLEPFVAPVMTPAPVPFTEPVPAPFTEPDPAPFTEPDPAPFTKPDPVPVPVRATGKARAKTPVKAKVKGPANRRYLCLKCDFSTRTSQALANHAKTHNRKPTGLQRASPRFQPKLTPMEPPVSPGSASGLTSISLTCDQCAFQASSQTALKDHQHVAHPAQTSICGEGPEEINRPGSRIDASSPPCSDKLSKPVSPPEGQSQSKASKSSSSWISAMEDSDIQPQPSNTATAPQRREIAFKTIGNKRANRRGKAGTELLRSNPKLDSGPPETDDAQSQGQSPDLATDINQKETESLVGSKPLTRARSLRDDSSLKQQSLTASSSTEGKPVKEEEEDGETKVAFEKKSNKVFAAENDDDDDNDDHDEEEEEENIRRFLAEGISDEDYEEIDEETGTLKSVERKCPYCPDRFHNGIGLANHVRGHLNRVGVSYNVRHFISPEEVNAIEKKFSYQKKKKKVANFDPDTFSVMRCEFCNAGFDTRAGLSSHARAHLRDFGITNWEVTVSPIHILRELFSSRPDLVLPTAPPRSPASDEEEEEDLETEEEEPGEGEGSEEATGATVSNLLPSSPSQPWEKDHSVGEPEGGEEEEQMPALDSLTSSPGRKGLFSLDPESPSPRDEADIKVSNLLKCEVCSAPFETRRGLSSHARSHLRQLGIGMSESSGAPIDLLYQITKERGLDGHFPPPLPRPPVAKKPLHVLPTPRKEERYQDTDMDEKPIPLSIPSPVASPPPSSLIRACSPSPVVRKAPISSLLPVSSPLRCLDHKPGGVKSTTSNLSAKPFWAPQETDAPLNLTLEVDPNKDIVCQLCGAWFETRKGLSSHARAHLRHFGVEYSESKGSPIDLLNQLIHTDDFKHRASALQPEGPQGLRGLTASLSSPKRSLLTTSSTPLLYKVTTMGGGSGSKATSSSASSMFGPPSKRPKSSKVQVFRLSGGELTPIPQSEPVKEIGCEFCGEYFENRKGLSSHARSHLRQMGITEWTVNGSPIDTLRELITRRGLPCALPLKPLKSPPPSPGPPRSPLSSPASPSLLSRLPFAFANPPSHQSTVRKMGSAPPASPSLIVKLKPEPMQLEVTMPGAVGGAAGYSSEPLNCSWSSSDNMLPLNLVTAHEVEPTRDIRCEFCGEYFENRKGLSSHARSHLRQMGITEWTVNGSPIDTLRELMHKNGGTSSPAPGLKKETSQGSSPTWEGLVGGLGYQSPKFSRKSPLNLLHSGSRLHKHGLGAVGLSSTPPAGKFFAVSLLGKRPMSEEGRPVERSPSHPQSFSPLPHDLSIKGKSSPDKNAGGHLDANCELCGFYFENRKALASHARAHLRQFGVTEWCVNGSPIETLSAWMRSRPHKVVEMHRSYMQGSNRSTSKKKSSSSLSPSSDSDLLPPVPSQKHSSSSQWAALGLAQARRVGRELTLASPRAAEGDAGLTPPSRPSHSSHSPSPARLSNTLPPHTQVARSELNVRLPRGFERRPLKHPSHSEGGERDSGTPKPPRTGTIPALVPKPPTTPLVKVVGKIYSLRCRFCEVEFQGPLSVQEDWIRHLQQHILNLNYSKPAPSATDPPAQDHNPTPTSTSVPATTSSFTTTPAPTSTPPSIHTHTIAPTVLPPCSPSPPPMAESSPIVTATPMATASAESTLTPILIPIPTPAL encoded by the exons aTGGAGCTAGAGGGGGATTCTCTTTCCCCCAGGGATTCCTTCACCTCAGTGAGCAGCTATGGGCCACCACCCTCATTCTCAGCACAGGACACCGCAACCCACAACTTCCTAAATCACACCTTACAG GTTTCAGACGAGCTCACCTTCAGTGGGAGCCCATGGTCCAGTGGTGGCAATGGGGACTTTGAGAGGACCGGAGGCCCTCTATCCCAGGTGGAATCAGGGAGGAGTGCACAGAGGAGCATCAGACCCTCAGCCTTTCCCTCCTCCCTGACCTGGGACTCTGACTCTGAGAAAGAGACACTAGACG AGGAGGAGCTACAGCACTTTTCTAACCCTCATGGTCTGGCCGCTCACAGCCCAGGATCCCCCTCCTCTGGACTCAG ACCTGACAGTGAGGATGACCAAGCACTTGAACAACTGCAGCACTTACCCACTGAGACAAACCTACTCAGCCCTGTGGAGCGGGACCAAGACAAgcctaacacacacagagaggagccaAAGAAGGCCCAACCCAGTTCAAAAGAAT TGGTAGATGACAGAGTCTGGAATGTATCGGAGAAAGCTGAACTGTTTCAGTCCAAAGTGACATCAAAGGAGGGGCGCAAAattgaggaggaaggagaggaagaggacctGACAGGGAAGGACAAGGAGCCTGAGCGGGATGTGTACACCTTTCCTGGGGACTCAGACACAGAGAGCCCCCCACCAGCACCATGGGCACACTGCACTTTCATCCAGCGTCGGAAGAAGAAGAGGGCCCTGCTCAGGCCCTTCTCTGGCCAGGGCTCCTGGGAACGCACATCAACAGGAGCTGGGAAGAAGGCAAGGTGTGCTTCCTCAAGAGCAAAGAGCTTGGGGCCAGTGAAGGTGAGTGGAGGGGCCTATAACTTTAAGGAGAACTTGGAAAAGGCAAcagaggatctggagaaggtaGAAGAGGAAAAAGgtggtgaagaagaaggaggaggagagggagagcttgGTGAAGAGATTTTCACCTGTGTGGAATGTAGCATTTACTTCAAGAAGCAGGTCTACCTGCAGGATCACATGCAAGAGCACAGTCATAGCAGGCCAGGGGCTGGCAGGAGGGAGCGCGGAGTGAAGGGCGCGCGATTTCGGTGCGTGGAGTGTGGATGGAACCTGTCAAACAGGCTGGCTCTGGCAGACCACCACAGACGACACCAGGAGTCTCGTCAGAAGATCCTGGAGGAGATTGGGAAGCTGAGTGACAGCAGGAAAGGAGAGACTACGCAGGGTGAGCCGAGCAAGGTGACCAAACCTGCAAGCCCAGTCCTAGAACCATTTGTAGCTCCAGTCATGACTCCAGCTCCAGTCCCATTCACAGAGCCAGTCCCAGCTCCATTCACAGAGCCAGATCCAGCTCCATTCACAGAGCCAGATCCAGCTCCATTCACAAAGCCAGATCCAGTTCCAGTTCCAGTCCGGGCCACAGGAAAAGCTCGAGCCAAAACCCCAGTCAAAGCAAAGGTCAAAGGCCCAGCCAATCGTCGCTATCTCTGCCTCAAGTGTGACTTCAGTACACGCACCTCACAGGCATTGGCCAACCATGCCAAGACCCACAACAGAAAACCTACTGGTCTGCAGCGAGCCTCTCCGCGCTTTCAGCCAAAGCTCACTCCTATGGAGCCGCCTGTGTCACCTGGATCTGCCTCTGGCCtgacctctatctctctcacttgTGATCAGTGTGCCTTCCAGGCCTCCAGTCAAACTGCTCTGAAGGATCACCAACACGTGGCTCACCCCGCGCAGACCTCCATCTGTGGGGAAGGGCCTGAAGAGATTAACCGTCCAGGGTCCAGAATTGATGCCTCCTCTCCACCATGTTCTGATAAGCTTTCTAAGCCTGTCTCTCCACCAGAAGGCCAAAGCCAGTCAAAGGCCAGTAAGTCTTCCTCTAGTTGGATCTCTGCTATGGAGGATAGTGACATACAGCCCCAACCATCAAACACTGCTACAGCTCCCCAGCGTAGAGAGATAGCCTTTAAGACCATCGGGAACAAGAGGGCAAATAGGAGAGGGAAGGCGGGGACAGAACTCCTTCGGTCAAATCCAAAACTGGACAGCGGGCCACCTGAGACCGATGATGCACAAAGCCAGGGCCAGAGCCCTGACCTGGCAACCGATATAAACCAAAAAGAGACTGAATCACTTGTTGGATCCAAACCGCTCACCAGGGCTCGATCCCTCCGAG ATGACTCCTCTCTAAAACAACAGAGCCTCACAGCCTCAAGCTCTACAGAAGGGAAGCCCGtgaaggaagaggaagaggacggGGAGACAAAGGTTGCTTTTGAAAAGAAAAGTAACAAGGTTTTTGCTGCTGAaaatgacgatgatgatgacaaCGATGATCATgacgaagaagaggaagaggagaatatCCGGCGTTTCCTAGCGGAGGGCATATCAGATGAGGATTATGAGGAGATTGATGAGGAGACGGGGACCCTGAAGAGCGTGGAGAGGAAATGCCCCTACTGCCCTGATCGCTTCCACAACGGCATCGGGCTGGCCAATCACGTGAGGGGCCACCTCAACCGAGTGGGCGTCAGCTACAATGTGCGCCACTTCATATCCCCTGAGGAGGTCAATGCCATTGAGAAGAAGTTCTCCtaccagaagaagaagaaaaaag TTGCCAACTTTGACCCGGATACGTTCAGTGTGATGCGCTGTGAGTTCTGCAATGCTGGCTTTGACACCCGGGCTGGCCTGTCCAGCCACGCCAGGGCACACCTGCGGGACTTTGGGATTACTAACTGGGAGGTGACTGTCTCGCCCATCCATATCCTCCGGGAGCTCTTCTCCAGTCGCCCAGACCTGGTCCTCCCCACAGCCCCCCCACGCAGTCCAGCCtcagacgaggaggaggaggaagacctggagacggaggaggaagaaccaggggaaggggaagggagtGAAGAGGCAACAGGTGCTACAGTCTCCAACCTACTGCCATCGTCACCTTCTCAGCCTTGGGAGAAAGACCACAGCGTTGGTgagcctgaag gcggggaggaggaagagcagatgcCAGCACTGGACAGCTTGACCTCCAGCCCAGGGAGGAAGGGTCTGTTTTCCCTAGACCCAGAGAGCCCCTCCCCGAGGGATGAAGCTGACATCAAGG TGTCCAACCTGTTAAAGTGTGAGGTGTGCAGTGCCCCCTTTGAGACGAGGCGGGGCCTATCTAGTCACGCGCGTTCCCACCTGCGCCAGCTGGGCATCGGCATGTCGGAGAGCAGCGGGGCACCCATCGACCTCCTCTACCAGATCACCAAGGAGCGCGGTCTGGATGGGCacttcccccctcccctcccccggcCCCCCGTCGCCAAGAAGCCCCTTCACGTCCTGCCAACCCCACGGAAAGAGGAGAGATATCAAGACACAGACATGGACGAGaaacccatccctctctccatcccctcccctgtggcctcccctcccccctcctccctcatcaGGGCCTGCTCCCCTTCTCCTGTGGTGAGGAAGGCCCCCATCTCCTCCCTGCTGCCTGTGTCCTCCCCCCTGCGCTGTCTGGACCATAAGCCTGGAGGGGTGAAGAGCACCACCTCTAACCTCTCTGCCAAACCCTTCTGGGCTCCACAGGAGACTGATGCCCCACTCAACCTCA CATTGGAGGTGGACCCCAACAAGGACATAGTGTGCCAGCTGTGTGGCGCCTGGTTCGAGACGCGGAAGGGCCTGTCCAGCCATGCCCGAGCCCACCTGCGTCACTTTGGGGTGGAGTACTCGGAGTCCAAAGGTTCCCCCATAGACCTCCTCAACCAGCTCATTCACACTGATGACTTCAAGCACAGAGCCAGTGCCCTGCAGCCTGAGGGGCCCCAGGGGCTCAGGGGCCTCAcagccagcctctcctctcccaaaCGCTCCCTCCTCACCACCTCCTCCACACCTCTCCTCTACAAGGTCACTACGATGGGGGGCGGATCTGGGTCCAAAGCTACCTCTTCCTCAGCTTCCTCAATGTTTGGCCCGCCCTCCAAACGTCCCAAGTCCTCCAAAGTACAGGTCTTCCGTTTGAGTGGCGGGGAACTCACACCCATCCCCCAGA GTGAACCGGTGAAGGAGATCGGCTGTGAGTTCTGTGGGGAGTACTTTGAAAACCGTAAAGGTCTCTCCAGTCACGCGCGTTCCCACCTGCGCCAGATGGGCATCACAGAGTGGACAGTCAACGGTTCCCCCATAGACACCCTGCGAGAGCTGATCACACGTCGAGGTCTACCATGCGCCCTGCCCCTCAAGCCCCTAaaatctccccctccatcccccggACCCCCTCGCTCCCCCTTGTCCTCCCCTGCCTCGCCCAGCCTCCTGAGTCGCCTCCCTTTTGCCTTCGCCAACCCACCCAGCCACCAGTCCACAGTGCGTAAGATGGGCTCAGCTCCACCGGCCTCCCCTAGCCTGATAGTCAAGCTGAAGCCTGAGCCTATGCAGCTGGAAGTCACCATGCCAGGAGCGGTGGGGGGAGCAGCGGGATACTCCTCTGAGCCACTGAATTGCAGCTGGAGCAGCTCCGACAATATGCTCCCTCTCAACTTGG TCACAGCCCATGAAGTAGAGCCCACTCGGGACATCCGCTGTGAGTTCTGTGGGGAGTACTTTGAGAACCGTAAAGGTCTCTCCAGCCACGCCCGTTCCCACCTGCGCCAGATGGGCATCACAGAGTGGACAGTCAACGGTTCCCCCATAGACACCCTGAGAGAACTCATGCACAAGAATGGGGGCACCTCGTCCCCAGCCCCGGGGCTGAAGAAGGAGACCAGCCAGGGGTCCAGCCCCACCTGGGAAGGCCTGGTGGGGGGCCTGGGTTACCAGTCGCCCAAGTTCTCCCGCAAATCCCCCCTCAATCTGCTGCACTCTGGCTCCCGTCTCCATAAGCACGGCCTGGGGGCGGTgggcctctcctccacccctcccgcCGGGAAGTTTTTTGCGGTGTCCCTGCTGGGTAAGAGACCCATGTCGGAGGAGGGCCGTCCAGTTGAGAGATCACCATCCCACCCCCAGTCCTTTTCGCCCCTGCCACATGACCTCTCCATCAAAGGGAAGTCCTCTCCAGACAAGAATGCCGGAGGGCACCTGG ATGCCAACTGTGAGCTGTGTGGGTTCTACTTTGAGAACCGCAAGGCGCTGGCTAGTCACGCGCGGGCCCACCTGCGGCAGTTTGGCGTGACAGAGTGGTGTGTGAACGGTTCGCCCATCGAGACGCTGAGTGCCTGGATGCGCAGCCGGCCCCACAAGGTGGTGGAGATGCACCGCAGCTACATGCAGGGCTCCAACCGCTCCACCTCCAAGAAG AAAAGCAGCTCGTCTCTCTCCCCATCATCcgactctgacctcctcccccCCGTGCCCTCCCagaagcattcctcctcctcccagtgGGCGGCTCTGGGGCTGGCCCAGGCCAGACGGGTAGGCCGGGAGCTCACCCTGGCATCACCCCGGGCAGCAGAGGGTGATGCAGGTCTCACTCCCCCCTCCCGACCCAGCCACAGCAGTCACAGTCCCAGCCCCGCCCGACTCTccaacaccctccctccccacacacagGTGGCCCGCAGCGAGCTCAACGTGCGCCTGCCCAGAG GCTTTGAGCGGCGACCTCTTAAACACCCCTCCCactcagagggaggagagagggacagtggcACCCCCAAGCCCCCTCGCACTGGCACCATTCCTGCCCTGGTGCCCAAACCCCCTACCACCCCCCTGGTCAAAGTGGTGGGAAAGATCTACTCCCTCAGGTGCCG GTTCTGTGAGGTGGAGTTCCAGGGTCCTCTCTCTGTGCAGGAGGACTGGATCCGCCACCTCCAGCAGCACATCCTCAACCTCAACTACAGCAAGCCTGCTCCCTCTGCCACGGACCCCCCAGCCCAAGAccacaacccaaccccaacctcaACCTCAGTCCCAGCCACTACCTCCAGCTTCACCACAACTCCTGCCCCCACCTCAACACCACCCTCCATCCACACCCACACCATAGCTCCTACTGTTCTCCCTCCTTGcagcccctctcctcccccaatgGCTGAGTCTTCTCCAATTGTCACTGCCACTCCAATGGCAACAGCCTCAGCAGAGTCCACCCTCACCCCAATCCTGATCCCCATCCCCACCCCGGCATTGTAA